The genomic region AATACCAAATCTGTAGTTGTGTACGCTGGCATGCCAAATTATGGGCTAGAGAAGATTAGCGACTACGTTGAACTAAACATACATAAAGTTAAATCAATGCCGACTGTTGTCTCTGTGGCTGTTATTGCTGATAAATCCACGAAAGACGAATTTGGGCCAGTCGTTCCGGAAGAATATATAATTCGGGACGTAAAAAAAGCGGTTAGTTATATCGTAGACAACAGCTTGGCTAGTGTTATAGAGATTAATATTTCTTGTCCGAATGCTGGCAAGGAGCCGTTTATCTATGCTGATACGCTAGAGACTTTATTGAGCGAATTAGATTCTGTAGAGAGAAATGTTCCTTTCTGGGTTAAAATGCCACATTTGTATGATCTGAAGCAATTCGACTCGCTATTAAAGGTTATTGTTGAGCATAATATTCAGGGCGTAACGGTTGCTAATTTAATAAAGGATCGTGAGAAGGTAGATCTTAAAGATCCTTTGACTGATGACATTAGGGGTGGATTAAGCGGCAAACCTACTCGCGCACATAGCTTAGAATTGATTAGGTATGCATATAAAAATTATGGGGATAAACTGACTATTATTGGTGTTGGTGGGGTTTTTTCGGCCGAAGACGCATACGTTAAGATTAAGGCGGGCGCTAGTCTGGTTGGGCTTATCACTGGGCTGTTTTTCGAAGGTCCGCAGTTAATTGGGCGAATAAATCGCGAGTTGATTCAGTTGCTAAAAAATGACGGTTTTTCTAGTATTTCTGAGGCGATTGGTGCTGATTTTAATAAAAAGCAAAAAAAGTCGAAAAAACTTTGAAAAAACCCTTGCAAAAGAATCTCAGCTGCTGTATAGTTAATTACTAGTTAAGCGAATGTTCAAACGAACCTCTGGCAATACACTGCAAAGCGTGCGAGGGCAGTGAGAAAACATCTGAGTGTAGATAGATTTGTCAATTTATTGACCTGTCAATTGTGCACTCAAATGTGTGAGGCACTGATCATTAACAATTTGAGAGTAAAAGAAATTGAGTTTTTAATTGACGGTAGTAGTAATTGCAAAGTAGCAACTACTAGTTAAGTCAATGCATAAAAAGGTACTCAAGGGCGCTAAATGGATGCCTAGACGTATATTACCGACGAAGGACGTGGAAGACTGCGATAAGCTTCGGGAAGCTGTCAACAAGCTTTGATCCGGAGATCTCCGAATGGGGAAACCCAGCATGAGTCATGTCATGTTGCCACTTGCTGAACACATAGGCAAGCGAGCGGGAACCATCTGAACTGAAACATCTTAGTAGGATGAGGAAGAGAAAGTAAATAACGATTGCGAAAGTAGTGGCGAGCGAAATCGCAACAGCCCAAACCTTTTAAGTTTTTGCCTATTAATTTAGGCAAATAAGTTGGTAGACGAATACTTATAAGGGGTTGTGATATTACATATGACCAAGTCAGAGAATTTGATTCATTCAAATAATCTGATTTGCGATAACTGGCTATCAACAGTTAGTAAGGTAAGAAATCGGCGTGGTTAGTAGAATAGTTTGAATGACTAGCCAAAGAACGTGAAAGCCGTGTATATGAAAACGACGCTGACCTTATGTATGTTTTATCGAGTAGGACGGGGCACGAGAAACCCTGTTTGAATCTGGCTGGACCACCAGCCAAGGCTAAATATAATATACGATCGATAGTGAACTAGTACAGTGATGGAAAGGTGAAAAGAACCCCGGGAGGGGAGTGAAATAGATCCTGAAATTTAGTGCCTACAAGGAGTCGGAGCCGGCTTGTCCGGTGACGGCGTGCTTTTTGTAGAACGATCCAGCGAGTTAATTTTTACAGCGAGGTTAAGTCAATTGACGGAGCCACAGTGAAAGCGAGCCTGAATAGGGCGATTAAGTTGTAAGGATTAGACCCGAAACCGGGTGACCTAACCATGAGCAGGTTGAAGCCACTGTAACAGGTGGTGGAGGACCGAACCAGGATACGCAGCAAAGTGTTTGGATGACTTGTGGTTAGCGGTGAAATGCCAATCGAACTCGGAGATAGCTGGTTCTCCTCGAAATAGCTTTAGGGCTAGCGTCGTGTTAGTAGCACATGGGGGTAGAGCTCTGTAAAGGACTGGGGCGGGCAACTGTACCCACCCTTAACAAACTACGAATACCATGTGTGTAATCACGGCAGTTAGAACATCGGTGCTAAGATCGGTGCTCAAAAGGGAAACAGCCCAGACCATCATCTAAGGTCCCTAAATTAACGTTCAGTGGGAAACAAGGTGAGATTTCTTAAACAGCTAGGATGTTGGCTTAGAAGCAGCCATTCATTTAAAGAGTGCGTAACAGCTCACTAGTCAAGAGATCTTGCGTGGAAAATGTAACGGGGCTAAAACGTTATACCGAAGATATGGATTACACGCTAAGTACAAAGTTAAAGTTGTGTTACAATCAATTTATGGAAAATGAGATTTACGTAGGTAGCGTTTATAAACACTATAAAGGCAATAAGTATGTTGTTGTAAGTATAGCTGTTCATACTGAGACGCTTGAAGAGCTTGTAGTTTATCGAGCCATTTATGGCGACGGAGAATTATGGGCTAGACCTAAGAAAATGTTTTTAGATAATATTGAAAAAGACGGAAAGATCATTCCAAGGTTTAAATTGATTAAGAAACTTTGATTTTGTTCTTAGTGTGTAGTGGTAGAGGAGCGTTCCTATCAGCGGTGAAGTCGAATCGGAAGGTTCGGTGGAGCGGTAGGAAGTGAGAATGCTGGAATGAGTAACCATAAGAGAGGTGAGAATCCTCTCGGCCGTAAGAGCAAGGTTTCCTGAGCCATGGTAATCATCTCAGGGTTAGTCGGGCCTAAGCCGAGGCGCAGAGCGTAGGCGATGGACATCAGGTTAATATTCCTGAACCGGTTAAGTTTTGTACACTGTTCACGGGGAAGTAATCGAAGCGGATTCATGGTTTATCCGTCCAACCGAGCGGGAACGCAAAGGGAGTGAAAGTAACTCTTCGGAGTTGCGATTTTGGTGAAAGCCCTGGCTAGAAAAGCAGGTGTACGCGTGGACTTAGCCGCCCGTACCGCAAACCAACACAGGTGCTCGAGTCGAGTAGACTCAGGCTTACGAGCGAACCTTCGCTAAGGAACTCGGCAATACAGCGACCGTAACTTCGGGATAAGGTCTGCCCCCACTTCGGTGGATATCAGCCGCGTTCACTCAGTGAATATTAGGTTAAAGAGTACATTTTTAATCACAAAACGAATTTTCTGAGATAGAGCAAACGAATTGTTCTTTTGAACGCGAACTTCTGACATCTAACGATGTGGGGGCCGCAGCAAAAGAGCCCACGGAACTGTTTATCAAAAACACAGGTCTCTGCTAACACGAAAGTGGATATATAGGGGCTGACTCCTGCCCAATGCTGGAAGGTTAAGGGGAGCGCTTCACGGTGCGAACTGAAGCCCTAGTCAATGGCGGCGGTAACTATAACCGTCCTAAGGTAGCGAAATTCCTTGTCAGGTAAGTTCTGACCCGCACGAATGGAGTAATCATGTGGGCACTGTCTCAGCGAAGGACTCGGTGAAAGTGCATTGGCGGTAAAGATGCCGTCTGTCCGTACCAGGACGAAAAGACCCCATGGAGCTTTACTACAGCTTTACATTGAATATGGTTTCAACATGTGTAGCATAGGTGGGAGACTTTGAAGCAGATACGCCAGTATTTGTGGAGTCACCAAGTGAAATACCACCCTTGTTGTGATTGTGTTCTCACGCTGACCGTTATCCGGTTAGCGGACCGTGTATGGTGGGTAGTTTAACTGGGGCGGTTGCCTCCTAAAGAGTAGCGGAGGCGTTCAAAGGTTGGCTAACTTCGGATGGAAATCGAAGTGATAGTGTATGCGCATAAGCCAGCTTGACTGTGAGGAGTACATTCCAATCAGAGACGAAAGTCGGAGCAAGTGATCCGCTGTACGTACATTTGTACATGAATGTGGGATCGACAGCGCAAACGGATAAAAGTTACCCTGGGGATAACAGGCTTATAGCGCCCAATAGTTCACATAGACGGCGCTGTTTGGCACCTCGATGTCGGCTCATCACATCCTGGAGGGGGAGCACCTTCCAAGGGTTCGGCTGTTCGCCGATTAAAGTGGTACGCGAGCTGGGTTCAGAACGTCGTGAGACAGTTCGGTTTATATCCGGTATGGACGATAGGAAACTTGAGAGGATCTACCCCTAGTACGAGAGGACCGGGGCGGACGCACCTCTGGTGTATCGATTGTGGCCACCTGCTGCATTGTCGAGTAGCTATGTGCGGACTAGATAAGCGCTGAAAGCATATTAAGCGCGAAACTAACCTCAAGATAAGGTTTCCCTATGAGGACACAGAAAGACTATCTGTTTGATAGGCGCAAGGTGGAAGTACAGTAATGTATGGAGCTGAAGCGTACTAATAGTCCCATTGCCTTTTTATGTCCTTGTCCGTGGAGTTTATGCTTGCATAAACATTGCGGATAAGGTAGACTTAACTAGTAATTGGTGCTTTTCAAAAGTACCAGTCAATTAAAAATCAATTCCGTGCTGATGTTGGACATCGAAGAAAGGGGTTTGGCCCACCGTGGAGTATATACGGAACCAAGCGTCGTAACCCCCTCCTTCGGTGCCCATAGCGAGGAGGAAACACCTGTTCTCATTCCGAACACAGAAGTTAAGCTCCCCAGCGGCGATTATACTGCGAAAGTGGGAAACTAGCACGGTGCCGAATTATAAGAAAGCCATCCTAATAGGGTGGCTTTCTTCTTTGTCTTAAAACGTTTGTGGTATGTTTTGGCGGGTGATAGAATATAAGTATGTGTATAGTGTGTAGGGTGGCTACTGGCGGTATGGCGATTGCTGTTGCTTTAACTCCAACGATTAGCATAACAGCACCCAATGAGAATAAGAGTGATGCGAAGAAGGCGATTAGTGCTAAATTTTTTTCTGAAATAAAATCTCCATCATCACTATCCAGATTTAAGGTGTCAGATATCCAGACTCCAGATTGGCACTCCACATCTCAATCGTCAAAAAAATTGAATTCTGGAGTGAAAAAAGAAGTCACATATACAATATCAACAAAGGGCAATGTCCGATCAAATCTAGCTGAATTCTCGAAACAGGTAAATGAAACCTTAAACGATAATCGAGGCTGGGCGCGTATGGGGATTATTTTTAAAGAGGTAAAAGAGAGTGGAAGTTTCAATCTAGTTCTGTCGCAAGCTGAATTGATGTCCTCATTCTCGTCAGGCTGTGACGCGGATTGGAGTTGTCGAGTCGGGTCTTCTGTCATTATCAATGACAATCGATGGTCTGGCGCGACTACAGCGTGGAATAAAGCAGGTGGTGATATTCGTAATTATCGACATATGGTAATCAATCATGAAGTTGGGCACTGGTTGGGGCATGGGCATTTGAATTGTTCTGGGGTTAATAATCCAGCGGCGGTTATGCAGCAGCAATCAATTGATTTACAGGGGTGTGCTTTTAATCCTTGGCCGCTTGATAGTGAATTATGGTCAACTACGCTGGGGATAGAACTATGAAATTGATAAAAAATTATCGCACGCTTAAATTGGCTATTGTCATGAGTTTTATAACGCTGATAATGATATTGGCATATGGATTTGTGAGCTGGAAATCTTGGGAAAACGTTCAAAGCGTAACAAAAAACACTAATGAGGTGGAGGGCTCGCTGTTTGTTAATTTGCAAAAAGACAAATTATCTACTAAAAAATTGAATGAATATTTGGCTGATTTAAAAAATAAACGCCAAAGCTGTGATGTAGTATTTTTTGTATCTTGGCAGAAGAACGTTAATACTAGATTTAAAAAGTATTCAGAAGAATGCAATAAATCGGTAGAGAAGATGAACCGAACTATACAGAGTATAGAGAAGATTGTCGGCTTTATGGAGTTTGATAAGGAATTGAGCGGTGAAATACGTACGGTGTCAGATAAGTTATCGAAGACCAAGCAAAATGACTTTATTGCTATGGAGAAAATATGGACTGATACAAAGAAGAGGTTGGAATCCAGAGAAAACGAGGTTGACTTACGTAAGTTAGCGATGAAGAGAATAGACGCTATTTTATTGGCTGCGCGCGATTTGAAGTCGACTAACGAAAAGAAAGATAGCGACCAGTTTACTATAGCCAAGGATAAATTTACCGTGGCTATTAACGCCTGGATTGGTTTGCAAAATGAGTTAACACAAGAATCTCAGCTTAGAATAGACAATCTATTAAGAGAGTTTTAGAATAAATCTGCAATAAAAAATATCCCTCTATGTGATGGGATATTTTTCTTCTCGAATCTCGCAGAAAACGAGAATTTTTTGTGGTGGAACTCATGATTTCTGAAGCTCCAACAGGTGCCGTCAGTAACTGACTTTATTAGTGTAGCTAACGCGTCAGTAAAATGCAATATTTTATTCACAATAAAAACTACTTATGTAAATATTGACAAAGCGTTAGTTATATGCTAGCATATAAACATAACACATATCATGTGTGATATATAAAGGTGAGGGTTTCCATTTAAATTTATGTGGAAATCTTTTTTAAAAATGGAGGAAAACCTTCCTATGGCAGGAACAAAGGCTGGCGGCTTAAAGGCCGCTCAAAAAAATCTAGCTCGCGATCCAGATTTTTACGCAAAGATCGGACGTAAGGGCGGTAAAAACGGTCGAACTGGTGGCTTTGCTGCAAATCCAGCTTTGGCTCGTATCGCTGGCGCTAAGGGCGGACGCATTTCACGCCGTACTAAGAAGACAGTACAAAAAATTGCAGAATAAGACCGCTCCAATCTCTTAAAATTAGCCTCCGTATGAGAGGCTTATTTTATTTGATATCTTTTAAGTTGGCAGGATTTCGCCTGATTTACGCGCCATTCTGAGTGGCAATTAATACACTTGTAAGACGAGGAAGTGGCTTGTAATCCAACTGCGCTACACTGAGGGCAAAGACTGCGTTTATGTAGCCAGTCTCTGTAGCTATCTAAAGAATCTTGAATATTATCGTCGTCCATACTGAGGGTTAATCTGTATTTTGGCGCCAAAGTATCAACGGCATATTCCCAGGCAGATCTTTCCATTTCGATCAGCTGGACATCATATTGATAATTTTTATGACCAAGTTTAGCGTGGGCGATTTCGTGTAAAAGTTGCACTAAGTCTTCTTGCGAATCTAATTTTTCGTAATAGACTGTTTGCGAATTAGGGTTCCAGGAAAATACTTTACCCTCCTTGAACTGCAGTTCTGGAAAGTCGTGTTCAATTTGAGGCAAGCCGACTGATGGCATTGTCGTAGCATCCGTATAATACAATTTCTTCTAGGTTAGGGGCGCTGATTATTTTTGGTACCGATATAGCGGCGGGTAAGTTTTCTGCCAGAAGACCGCTTAAAATATCTGAAAAATAGGATGTGAATACTCCCACGCTCCCGCCAATAACAACGACATCTGGTTGCGTAAAGGCGATGAGGGGTTGCAACCCAGCTTTTATCCTATTGGCGACCTCTTCCCAGACTTCCAGGGGTGTGTCTGATGATAATTCGCCAAAAATTCTCTGTAAAACTCTACCCGCAGCAATCTCTTCCCAAGTGGTAATCTTGCCATTGTAGTTCAAAGACATATGTCCGCCCTCGCAATCGCTAAGTTCTTTATGTAGATTTCCATTCAGGATTAGGGAAGTGCCAACGCCGGTTCCTAGAGTGATGTATAGACCGCATCTGGGAGTTTTGGGCAATCTGAGCATGCTTGCCAATCCTGCCATATTGGCGTCATTTGCAATAAATATTGGTATATTAGGAAAATATCGGGAAAGTAGCTCGCGGATAGGTTGATTTTTCCAACCGAGATTTTGACACCACACTGCCATGCCGTCTTTGACTACTCCTGGCAGAGCTACAGAAATTGCGTCAATTGGCTTATCGTTCGTAATCAGGTGAATTTGATCGGCAATGCGTTGAATGTATTGGTCTACGTTTTTAGGGGTGGGGAACTTGATGATATGCTTAGGATTTTTTTCCTCGTCAAAGCTGGCTACTAATGTTTTGGTCCCACC from Candidatus Nanosynbacter sp. HMT-352 harbors:
- the pyrD gene encoding dihydroorotate dehydrogenase (quinone), with protein sequence MYKRIIKPILFLLTPDFTHKLTIFCGRVAQAFSPIRWIIRKLWSFQDKSLQQEIDGVVFNNPIGLSAGFDKNVQLSPLMEDVGFGFASGGSVTMEPRRGNPRPWFHRLPNTKSVVVYAGMPNYGLEKISDYVELNIHKVKSMPTVVSVAVIADKSTKDEFGPVVPEEYIIRDVKKAVSYIVDNSLASVIEINISCPNAGKEPFIYADTLETLLSELDSVERNVPFWVKMPHLYDLKQFDSLLKVIVEHNIQGVTVANLIKDREKVDLKDPLTDDIRGGLSGKPTRAHSLELIRYAYKNYGDKLTIIGVGGVFSAEDAYVKIKAGASLVGLITGLFFEGPQLIGRINRELIQLLKNDGFSSISEAIGADFNKKQKKSKKL
- a CDS encoding DUF3152 domain-containing protein — translated: MAIAVALTPTISITAPNENKSDAKKAISAKFFSEIKSPSSLSRFKVSDIQTPDWHSTSQSSKKLNSGVKKEVTYTISTKGNVRSNLAEFSKQVNETLNDNRGWARMGIIFKEVKESGSFNLVLSQAELMSSFSSGCDADWSCRVGSSVIINDNRWSGATTAWNKAGGDIRNYRHMVINHEVGHWLGHGHLNCSGVNNPAAVMQQQSIDLQGCAFNPWPLDSELWSTTLGIEL
- a CDS encoding general stress protein → MAGTKAGGLKAAQKNLARDPDFYAKIGRKGGKNGRTGGFAANPALARIAGAKGGRISRRTKKTVQKIAE
- a CDS encoding ROK family protein — encoded protein: MIITVDTGGTKTLVASFDEEKNPKHIIKFPTPKNVDQYIQRIADQIHLITNDKPIDAISVALPGVVKDGMAVWCQNLGWKNQPIRELLSRYFPNIPIFIANDANMAGLASMLRLPKTPRCGLYITLGTGVGTSLILNGNLHKELSDCEGGHMSLNYNGKITTWEEIAAGRVLQRIFGELSSDTPLEVWEEVANRIKAGLQPLIAFTQPDVVVIGGSVGVFTSYFSDILSGLLAENLPAAISVPKIISAPNLEEIVLYGCYDNAISRLASN